A stretch of Hippoglossus hippoglossus isolate fHipHip1 chromosome 20, fHipHip1.pri, whole genome shotgun sequence DNA encodes these proteins:
- the slc4a2b gene encoding anion exchange protein 2b isoform X2, whose translation MSNPGTPSQITDAVAAVIHSPEAPAASSLHGTPRTEEEDDGDLNKSLGVQRFQQILSPASVVPDEQHHPYHDEDIEYHRHSSHHIHRPLSKLPSEGRRKKGGKKRKKEKDHKSSHVPSSGPIEEGEDEEEEEEEASSAPSDSERARDVEFFVSDEDHAATRGTESPHTSRSLDIVPQSGVGADAEDVTSTDKPDTSDTSSPSQSGPPEHIALARVSSTSRSYDLQDRRRTGNMTGTEQAKYERIPTDESEAQTLASADLDGIKSHRFEDVPGMRRHLVRKSTKGQVVHTGKDHKEPTTRSRKQDHSPHEVFVELNELTMDKNQEMQWKETARWIKFEEDVEEETDRWGKPHVASLSFRSLLELRKTISHGAVLLDLDQKTLPGIAHQVVEQMIISDQIKAEDRANVLRALLLKHSHPSDEKEHTSPFPRNISAASLTHHHGANHGANHGANHGANHGANHAHQPEPSATDPLMGTVHAAVDTDTRVDVEKNDGQQKESSLMTGMHRSKSKHELKLLEKIPENAEATVVLVGSVDFLEQPTMAFVRLLEAVELESVLEVPVPVRFLFVMLGPPSTSIDYHQIGRSISTLMSDKQFHEVAYLADERQDLLNAINSFLDGSIVLPPSDMGGDELLRSVAGFQREMLRKRAEQEVKLLKETISVEENEALLDPLKKSADPLARTGRPFGGLIHDVKRRYPKYVSDFKDALNSQCMAAVIFIYFAALSPAITFGGLLGEKTDGLIGVSELIVSTAVQGVIFCLLGAQPLLVVGFSGPLLVFEEAFYSFCNSNDIEYLTGRVWIGFWLIIIVVITVAFEGSFLVRFVSRFTQEIFSFLISLIFICETFIKLGRIFKEHPLKYCSLDNSTVGGTSMGNTTLVLSNSTSPVPLNVQGKPNTALLSLVLMAGTFFIAFFLRKFKNSAFFPGRLRRIIGDFGVPIAILIMVLVDYSIEDTYTQKLSVPRGLSVTSPEKRGWLINPLGSEGKFPVWMMFACCFPAMLVFILIFMETQITTLIVSKKERMLVKGSGFHLDLLLIVTLGGASALFGLPWMAAATVRSVTHVNALTVMSRAVAPGDKPRIQEVKEQRVTGLLVAIMVGMSIVIADLLRQIPLAVLFGIFLYMGVMSLNGIQLTERMMLLLMPPKYHPDHTYIRKVRTLRMHLFTCIQLVCLGVLWAVMSTQASLAFPFVLILTIPVKMFVLRRIFTVREIECLDADDAEPKFDERDCQNEYAEVHMPV comes from the exons ATGAGCAACCCCGGCACTCCCAGCCAGATTACAGATGCCGTGGCAGCGGTCATTCACAGT CCAGAGGCCCCTGCTGCCTCGTCACTACACGGGACGCCACgcacagaggaagaggacgatGGGGACCTGAACAAATCTCTGGGCGTCCAGCGCTTCCAGCAGATCCTCAGCCCGGCTTCTGTCGTCCCCGATGAGCAGCACCACCCCTACCATGACGAGGACATTGAat ACCACCGTCACTCGTCTCACCACATCCACCGGCCTCTGTCCAAACTGCCCTCAGAGGGACGCAGGAAGAAGGGCGgcaagaaaaggaagaaggaaaaagacCACAAAAGCAGCCACGTTCCCAGCAGTGGCCCCATcgaggagggagaggatgaagaggaagaggaggaggaggcaagTTCTGCTCCATCTGActcagagagagcgagggatgTGGAG TTCTTTGTTTCCGATGAAGACCATGCAGCCACACGGGGCACAGAGAGCCCTCACACATCCCGATCGCTGGACATCGTACCACAGTCTGGTGTCGGAGCAGACGCTGAGGATGTCACTTCCACAGA TAAGCCGGACACATCCGACACTTCCAGCCCCTCTCAGTCAGGGCCCCCTGAACACATAGCACTGGCCCGGGTGTCATCCACCAGCCGCAGCTACGATCTGCAAGACCGCCGGCGCACGGGCAACATGACGGGTACCGAGCAGGCCAAGTACGAGCGCATCCCCACGGACGAGAGCGAGGCTCAGACACTGGCCTCCGCTGACCTGGACGGCATCAAGA gTCATCGTTTTGAAGATGTCCCCGGCATGCGCAGACACCTGGTCAGAAAGAGCACCAAGGGACAAGTGGTGCACACCGGTAAAGACCACAAGGAGCCGACCACCCGCAGCCGCAAGCAGGACCATAGCCCACATGAG GTGTTTGTAGAGCTGAACGAGCTGACCATGGACAAGAACCAGGAGATGCAGTGGAAGGAAACGGCTCGTTGGATCAAGTTtgaggaggatgtggaggaggagacggaccGCTGGGGGAAACCTCACGTGGCGTCTCTGTCTTTCCGCAGTTTGCTGGAGCTCAGAAAGACCATCTCGCATG gtgcgGTGCTGCTGGACCTGGACCAGAAGACCCTGCCCGGCATCGCACATCAAGTGGTGGAGCAGATGATCATTTCTGATCAGATCAAAGCCGAAGACCGAGCCAACGTCCTGAGGGCCCTGCTGCTTAAACACAG TCACCCGAGCGACGAGAAAGAGCACACCAGCCCATTCCCCAGGAACATCTCCGCCGCCAGCCTAACACACCACCACGGTGCCAACCACGGTGCCAACCACGGTGCCAACCACGGTGCCAACCACGGTGCCAACCACGCCCATCAGCCAGAGCCGTCTGCCACCGACCCGCTCATGGGCACTGTCCACGCTGCGGTGGACACGGACACACGTGTCGACGTGGAGAAGAACGATGGACAG CAGAAGGAGTCGTCCTTAATGACTGGAATGCATCGATCCAAATCCAAACATGAGctgaagctgctggagaagaTTCCTGAAAATGCAGAGGCCACAGTTGTCCTTGTGG GAAGTGTGGACTTCCTGGAGCAGCCCACCATGGCGTTTGTGCGGCTGCTGGAGGCGGTGGAGCTGGAGTCCGTCCTTGAGGTCCCTGTGCCTGTCAGGTTCCTCTTTGTTATGCTGGGACCCCCCAGCACGAGCATTGACTACCACCAGATAGGACGCTCCATCTCCACGCTGATGTCTGACAAG CAATTCCACGAGGTAGCCTACCTGGCAGATGAGAGGCAGGACCTGCTGAACGCCATCAACAGCTTCCTGGACGGCAGCATCGTGCTGCCGCCGTCGGACATGGGAGGTGACGAGCTGCTGCGCTCCGTCGCTGGCTTCCAGCGGGAGATGCTGCGCAAGAGGGCGGAGCAGGAGGTCAAACTGCTCAAAGAGACTATAAGCGTCGAAGAAAACG AGGCCCTCCTCGATCCTCTGAAAAAGTCAGCCGACCCTTTAGCGCGCACAGGACGCCCCTTTGGTGGCCTGATACATGACGTGAAGCGGCGTTACCCGAAGTACGTCAGCGACTTCAAGGACGCCCTCAACAGTCAGTGCATGGCTGCGGTTATCTTCATCTACTTCGCTGCCCTCTCTCCGGCCATCACATTCGGAGGCCTGCTCG GTGAGAAGACGGACGGTCTGATTGGTGTTTCTGAGCTGATTGTGTCGACCGCCGTGCAGGGCGTGATCTTCTGCCTGCTCGGGGCTCAGCCGCTGCTGGTCGTGGGCTTCTCCGGACCCCTGCTCGTTTTTGAAGAAGCATTTTACAGT TTCTGCAATTCGAACGATATCGAGTACCTAACAGGCCGCGTCTGGATCGGGTTCTGGCTCATCATCATCGTGGTCATCACTGTGGCGTTCGAAGGCAGTTTCCTGGTCCGCTTCGTCTCCCGCTTCACCCAGGAGATCTTCTCCttcctcatctccctcatcttcatctgcgAGACCTTCATCAAGCTCGGCAGG ATTTTCAAGGAGCACCCACTGAAATACTGCTCCCTTGACAACAGCACGGTAGGTGGCACCTCGATGGGAAACACCACCCTGGTTCTGAGCAACAGCACCTCGCCTGTGCCGCTGAATGTCCAAGGCAAGCCCAACACGGCGCTGCTCTCCCTGGTCCTCATGGCCGGGACATTTTTCATCGCTTTCTTCCTGCGCAAGTTCAAGAACAGTGCGTTCTTTCCTGGAAGG cTTCGCAGGATCATTGGAGATTTCGGGGTTCCAATCGCCATCCTCATCATGGTGCTGGTGGATTACAGCATAgaagacacatacacacag AAACTGAGTGTCCCCCGTGGACTTTCTGTGACGAGTCCCGAAAAACGCGGCTGGCTCATCAACCCTCTGGGTTCGGAAGGTAAATTCCCCGTCTGGATGATGTTCGCCTGCTGTTTCCCGGCTATGCTGgttttcatcctcatcttcatggAGACGCAGATCACCAC CCTGATAGTGAGTAAGAAGGAGCGGATGCTGGTGAAGGGCTCTGGTTTCCATCTGGACCTGCTGCTGATCGTGACGCTGGGCGGGGCCTCGGCTCTGTTCGGGCTGCCGTGGATGGCGGCCGCGACCGTGCGCTCCGTGACCCACGTCAACGCCCTCACAGTCATGAGCAGGGCCGTCGCCCCTGGAGACAAGCCTCGCATCcaggaggtgaaggagcagagggTCACTGGGCTCCTGGTCGCCATCATGGTTG GCATGTCCATTGTAATCGCTGACCTGTTGCGTCAGATCCCCCTGGCCGTCCTGTTTGGTATCTTCCTCTACATGGGCGTGATGTCTCTCAATGGCATCCAGCTCACAGAGCggatgatgctgctgcttaTGCCACCAAAGTATCACCCTGACCACACCTACATACGCAAG GTCCGAACGCTGCGCATGCATCTGTTCACCTGCATCCAGCTGGTGTGTCTGGGTGTTCTGTGGGCGGTCATGTCGACACAGGCGTCTCTGGCGTTCCCCTTCGTCCTCATACTCACCATTCCTGTGAAGATGTTCGTGCTGCGCCGCATCTTCACCGTCAGAGAGATAGAATGT TTGGACGCGGACGACGCTGAGCCAAAGTTTGACGAGCGCGACTGTCAGAACGAGTACGCGGAGGTGCACATGCCTGTATAA
- the slc4a2b gene encoding anion exchange protein 2b isoform X5: MLKAAALLLCVYLMDYLYALKPEAPAASSLHGTPRTEEEDDGDLNKSLGVQRFQQILSPASVVPDEQHHPYHDEDIEYHRHSSHHIHRPLSKLPSEGRRKKGGKKRKKEKDHKSSHVPSSGPIEEGEDEEEEEEEASSAPSDSERARDVEFFVSDEDHAATRGTESPHTSRSLDIVPQSGVGADAEDVTSTDKPDTSDTSSPSQSGPPEHIALARVSSTSRSYDLQDRRRTGNMTGTEQAKYERIPTDESEAQTLASADLDGIKSHRFEDVPGMRRHLVRKSTKGQVVHTGKDHKEPTTRSRKQDHSPHEVFVELNELTMDKNQEMQWKETARWIKFEEDVEEETDRWGKPHVASLSFRSLLELRKTISHGAVLLDLDQKTLPGIAHQVVEQMIISDQIKAEDRANVLRALLLKHSHPSDEKEHTSPFPRNISAASLTHHHHGANHGANHAHQPEPSATDPLMGTVHAAVDTDTRVDVEKNDGQQKESSLMTGMHRSKSKHELKLLEKIPENAEATVVLVGSVDFLEQPTMAFVRLLEAVELESVLEVPVPVRFLFVMLGPPSTSIDYHQIGRSISTLMSDKQFHEVAYLADERQDLLNAINSFLDGSIVLPPSDMGGDELLRSVAGFQREMLRKRAEQEVKLLKETISVEENEALLDPLKKSADPLARTGRPFGGLIHDVKRRYPKYVSDFKDALNSQCMAAVIFIYFAALSPAITFGGLLGEKTDGLIGVSELIVSTAVQGVIFCLLGAQPLLVVGFSGPLLVFEEAFYSFCNSNDIEYLTGRVWIGFWLIIIVVITVAFEGSFLVRFVSRFTQEIFSFLISLIFICETFIKLGRIFKEHPLKYCSLDNSTVGGTSMGNTTLVLSNSTSPVPLNVQGKPNTALLSLVLMAGTFFIAFFLRKFKNSAFFPGRLRRIIGDFGVPIAILIMVLVDYSIEDTYTQKLSVPRGLSVTSPEKRGWLINPLGSEGKFPVWMMFACCFPAMLVFILIFMETQITTLIVSKKERMLVKGSGFHLDLLLIVTLGGASALFGLPWMAAATVRSVTHVNALTVMSRAVAPGDKPRIQEVKEQRVTGLLVAIMVGMSIVIADLLRQIPLAVLFGIFLYMGVMSLNGIQLTERMMLLLMPPKYHPDHTYIRKVRTLRMHLFTCIQLVCLGVLWAVMSTQASLAFPFVLILTIPVKMFVLRRIFTVREIECLDADDAEPKFDERDCQNEYAEVHMPV, encoded by the exons ATGCTcaaggctgcagctctgctcctgtgtgtttatttgatggATTATCTTTATGCGTTGAAG CCAGAGGCCCCTGCTGCCTCGTCACTACACGGGACGCCACgcacagaggaagaggacgatGGGGACCTGAACAAATCTCTGGGCGTCCAGCGCTTCCAGCAGATCCTCAGCCCGGCTTCTGTCGTCCCCGATGAGCAGCACCACCCCTACCATGACGAGGACATTGAat ACCACCGTCACTCGTCTCACCACATCCACCGGCCTCTGTCCAAACTGCCCTCAGAGGGACGCAGGAAGAAGGGCGgcaagaaaaggaagaaggaaaaagacCACAAAAGCAGCCACGTTCCCAGCAGTGGCCCCATcgaggagggagaggatgaagaggaagaggaggaggaggcaagTTCTGCTCCATCTGActcagagagagcgagggatgTGGAG TTCTTTGTTTCCGATGAAGACCATGCAGCCACACGGGGCACAGAGAGCCCTCACACATCCCGATCGCTGGACATCGTACCACAGTCTGGTGTCGGAGCAGACGCTGAGGATGTCACTTCCACAGA TAAGCCGGACACATCCGACACTTCCAGCCCCTCTCAGTCAGGGCCCCCTGAACACATAGCACTGGCCCGGGTGTCATCCACCAGCCGCAGCTACGATCTGCAAGACCGCCGGCGCACGGGCAACATGACGGGTACCGAGCAGGCCAAGTACGAGCGCATCCCCACGGACGAGAGCGAGGCTCAGACACTGGCCTCCGCTGACCTGGACGGCATCAAGA gTCATCGTTTTGAAGATGTCCCCGGCATGCGCAGACACCTGGTCAGAAAGAGCACCAAGGGACAAGTGGTGCACACCGGTAAAGACCACAAGGAGCCGACCACCCGCAGCCGCAAGCAGGACCATAGCCCACATGAG GTGTTTGTAGAGCTGAACGAGCTGACCATGGACAAGAACCAGGAGATGCAGTGGAAGGAAACGGCTCGTTGGATCAAGTTtgaggaggatgtggaggaggagacggaccGCTGGGGGAAACCTCACGTGGCGTCTCTGTCTTTCCGCAGTTTGCTGGAGCTCAGAAAGACCATCTCGCATG gtgcgGTGCTGCTGGACCTGGACCAGAAGACCCTGCCCGGCATCGCACATCAAGTGGTGGAGCAGATGATCATTTCTGATCAGATCAAAGCCGAAGACCGAGCCAACGTCCTGAGGGCCCTGCTGCTTAAACACAG TCACCCGAGCGACGAGAAAGAGCACACCAGCCCATTCCCCAGGAACATCTCCGCCGCCAGCCTAACACACCACC ACCACGGTGCCAACCACGGTGCCAACCACGCCCATCAGCCAGAGCCGTCTGCCACCGACCCGCTCATGGGCACTGTCCACGCTGCGGTGGACACGGACACACGTGTCGACGTGGAGAAGAACGATGGACAG CAGAAGGAGTCGTCCTTAATGACTGGAATGCATCGATCCAAATCCAAACATGAGctgaagctgctggagaagaTTCCTGAAAATGCAGAGGCCACAGTTGTCCTTGTGG GAAGTGTGGACTTCCTGGAGCAGCCCACCATGGCGTTTGTGCGGCTGCTGGAGGCGGTGGAGCTGGAGTCCGTCCTTGAGGTCCCTGTGCCTGTCAGGTTCCTCTTTGTTATGCTGGGACCCCCCAGCACGAGCATTGACTACCACCAGATAGGACGCTCCATCTCCACGCTGATGTCTGACAAG CAATTCCACGAGGTAGCCTACCTGGCAGATGAGAGGCAGGACCTGCTGAACGCCATCAACAGCTTCCTGGACGGCAGCATCGTGCTGCCGCCGTCGGACATGGGAGGTGACGAGCTGCTGCGCTCCGTCGCTGGCTTCCAGCGGGAGATGCTGCGCAAGAGGGCGGAGCAGGAGGTCAAACTGCTCAAAGAGACTATAAGCGTCGAAGAAAACG AGGCCCTCCTCGATCCTCTGAAAAAGTCAGCCGACCCTTTAGCGCGCACAGGACGCCCCTTTGGTGGCCTGATACATGACGTGAAGCGGCGTTACCCGAAGTACGTCAGCGACTTCAAGGACGCCCTCAACAGTCAGTGCATGGCTGCGGTTATCTTCATCTACTTCGCTGCCCTCTCTCCGGCCATCACATTCGGAGGCCTGCTCG GTGAGAAGACGGACGGTCTGATTGGTGTTTCTGAGCTGATTGTGTCGACCGCCGTGCAGGGCGTGATCTTCTGCCTGCTCGGGGCTCAGCCGCTGCTGGTCGTGGGCTTCTCCGGACCCCTGCTCGTTTTTGAAGAAGCATTTTACAGT TTCTGCAATTCGAACGATATCGAGTACCTAACAGGCCGCGTCTGGATCGGGTTCTGGCTCATCATCATCGTGGTCATCACTGTGGCGTTCGAAGGCAGTTTCCTGGTCCGCTTCGTCTCCCGCTTCACCCAGGAGATCTTCTCCttcctcatctccctcatcttcatctgcgAGACCTTCATCAAGCTCGGCAGG ATTTTCAAGGAGCACCCACTGAAATACTGCTCCCTTGACAACAGCACGGTAGGTGGCACCTCGATGGGAAACACCACCCTGGTTCTGAGCAACAGCACCTCGCCTGTGCCGCTGAATGTCCAAGGCAAGCCCAACACGGCGCTGCTCTCCCTGGTCCTCATGGCCGGGACATTTTTCATCGCTTTCTTCCTGCGCAAGTTCAAGAACAGTGCGTTCTTTCCTGGAAGG cTTCGCAGGATCATTGGAGATTTCGGGGTTCCAATCGCCATCCTCATCATGGTGCTGGTGGATTACAGCATAgaagacacatacacacag AAACTGAGTGTCCCCCGTGGACTTTCTGTGACGAGTCCCGAAAAACGCGGCTGGCTCATCAACCCTCTGGGTTCGGAAGGTAAATTCCCCGTCTGGATGATGTTCGCCTGCTGTTTCCCGGCTATGCTGgttttcatcctcatcttcatggAGACGCAGATCACCAC CCTGATAGTGAGTAAGAAGGAGCGGATGCTGGTGAAGGGCTCTGGTTTCCATCTGGACCTGCTGCTGATCGTGACGCTGGGCGGGGCCTCGGCTCTGTTCGGGCTGCCGTGGATGGCGGCCGCGACCGTGCGCTCCGTGACCCACGTCAACGCCCTCACAGTCATGAGCAGGGCCGTCGCCCCTGGAGACAAGCCTCGCATCcaggaggtgaaggagcagagggTCACTGGGCTCCTGGTCGCCATCATGGTTG GCATGTCCATTGTAATCGCTGACCTGTTGCGTCAGATCCCCCTGGCCGTCCTGTTTGGTATCTTCCTCTACATGGGCGTGATGTCTCTCAATGGCATCCAGCTCACAGAGCggatgatgctgctgcttaTGCCACCAAAGTATCACCCTGACCACACCTACATACGCAAG GTCCGAACGCTGCGCATGCATCTGTTCACCTGCATCCAGCTGGTGTGTCTGGGTGTTCTGTGGGCGGTCATGTCGACACAGGCGTCTCTGGCGTTCCCCTTCGTCCTCATACTCACCATTCCTGTGAAGATGTTCGTGCTGCGCCGCATCTTCACCGTCAGAGAGATAGAATGT TTGGACGCGGACGACGCTGAGCCAAAGTTTGACGAGCGCGACTGTCAGAACGAGTACGCGGAGGTGCACATGCCTGTATAA
- the slc4a2b gene encoding anion exchange protein 2b isoform X4: protein MSNPGTPSQITDAVAAVIHSPEAPAASSLHGTPRTEEEDDGDLNKSLGVQRFQQILSPASVVPDEQHHPYHDEDIEYHRHSSHHIHRPLSKLPSEGRRKKGGKKRKKEKDHKSSHVPSSGPIEEGEDEEEEEEEASSAPSDSERARDVEFFVSDEDHAATRGTESPHTSRSLDIVPQSGVGADAEDVTSTDKPDTSDTSSPSQSGPPEHIALARVSSTSRSYDLQDRRRTGNMTGTEQAKYERIPTDESEAQTLASADLDGIKSHRFEDVPGMRRHLVRKSTKGQVVHTGKDHKEPTTRSRKQDHSPHEVFVELNELTMDKNQEMQWKETARWIKFEEDVEEETDRWGKPHVASLSFRSLLELRKTISHGAVLLDLDQKTLPGIAHQVVEQMIISDQIKAEDRANVLRALLLKHSHPSDEKEHTSPFPRNISAASLTHHHGANHGANHGANHGANHGANHAHQPEPSATDPLMGTVHAAVDTDTRVDVEKNDGQKESSLMTGMHRSKSKHELKLLEKIPENAEATVVLVGSVDFLEQPTMAFVRLLEAVELESVLEVPVPVRFLFVMLGPPSTSIDYHQIGRSISTLMSDKQFHEVAYLADERQDLLNAINSFLDGSIVLPPSDMGGDELLRSVAGFQREMLRKRAEQEVKLLKETISVEENEALLDPLKKSADPLARTGRPFGGLIHDVKRRYPKYVSDFKDALNSQCMAAVIFIYFAALSPAITFGGLLGEKTDGLIGVSELIVSTAVQGVIFCLLGAQPLLVVGFSGPLLVFEEAFYSFCNSNDIEYLTGRVWIGFWLIIIVVITVAFEGSFLVRFVSRFTQEIFSFLISLIFICETFIKLGRIFKEHPLKYCSLDNSTVGGTSMGNTTLVLSNSTSPVPLNVQGKPNTALLSLVLMAGTFFIAFFLRKFKNSAFFPGRLRRIIGDFGVPIAILIMVLVDYSIEDTYTQKLSVPRGLSVTSPEKRGWLINPLGSEGKFPVWMMFACCFPAMLVFILIFMETQITTLIVSKKERMLVKGSGFHLDLLLIVTLGGASALFGLPWMAAATVRSVTHVNALTVMSRAVAPGDKPRIQEVKEQRVTGLLVAIMVGMSIVIADLLRQIPLAVLFGIFLYMGVMSLNGIQLTERMMLLLMPPKYHPDHTYIRKVRTLRMHLFTCIQLVCLGVLWAVMSTQASLAFPFVLILTIPVKMFVLRRIFTVREIECLDADDAEPKFDERDCQNEYAEVHMPV from the exons ATGAGCAACCCCGGCACTCCCAGCCAGATTACAGATGCCGTGGCAGCGGTCATTCACAGT CCAGAGGCCCCTGCTGCCTCGTCACTACACGGGACGCCACgcacagaggaagaggacgatGGGGACCTGAACAAATCTCTGGGCGTCCAGCGCTTCCAGCAGATCCTCAGCCCGGCTTCTGTCGTCCCCGATGAGCAGCACCACCCCTACCATGACGAGGACATTGAat ACCACCGTCACTCGTCTCACCACATCCACCGGCCTCTGTCCAAACTGCCCTCAGAGGGACGCAGGAAGAAGGGCGgcaagaaaaggaagaaggaaaaagacCACAAAAGCAGCCACGTTCCCAGCAGTGGCCCCATcgaggagggagaggatgaagaggaagaggaggaggaggcaagTTCTGCTCCATCTGActcagagagagcgagggatgTGGAG TTCTTTGTTTCCGATGAAGACCATGCAGCCACACGGGGCACAGAGAGCCCTCACACATCCCGATCGCTGGACATCGTACCACAGTCTGGTGTCGGAGCAGACGCTGAGGATGTCACTTCCACAGA TAAGCCGGACACATCCGACACTTCCAGCCCCTCTCAGTCAGGGCCCCCTGAACACATAGCACTGGCCCGGGTGTCATCCACCAGCCGCAGCTACGATCTGCAAGACCGCCGGCGCACGGGCAACATGACGGGTACCGAGCAGGCCAAGTACGAGCGCATCCCCACGGACGAGAGCGAGGCTCAGACACTGGCCTCCGCTGACCTGGACGGCATCAAGA gTCATCGTTTTGAAGATGTCCCCGGCATGCGCAGACACCTGGTCAGAAAGAGCACCAAGGGACAAGTGGTGCACACCGGTAAAGACCACAAGGAGCCGACCACCCGCAGCCGCAAGCAGGACCATAGCCCACATGAG GTGTTTGTAGAGCTGAACGAGCTGACCATGGACAAGAACCAGGAGATGCAGTGGAAGGAAACGGCTCGTTGGATCAAGTTtgaggaggatgtggaggaggagacggaccGCTGGGGGAAACCTCACGTGGCGTCTCTGTCTTTCCGCAGTTTGCTGGAGCTCAGAAAGACCATCTCGCATG gtgcgGTGCTGCTGGACCTGGACCAGAAGACCCTGCCCGGCATCGCACATCAAGTGGTGGAGCAGATGATCATTTCTGATCAGATCAAAGCCGAAGACCGAGCCAACGTCCTGAGGGCCCTGCTGCTTAAACACAG TCACCCGAGCGACGAGAAAGAGCACACCAGCCCATTCCCCAGGAACATCTCCGCCGCCAGCCTAACACACCACCACGGTGCCAACCACGGTGCCAACCACGGTGCCAACCACGGTGCCAACCACGGTGCCAACCACGCCCATCAGCCAGAGCCGTCTGCCACCGACCCGCTCATGGGCACTGTCCACGCTGCGGTGGACACGGACACACGTGTCGACGTGGAGAAGAACGATGGACAG AAGGAGTCGTCCTTAATGACTGGAATGCATCGATCCAAATCCAAACATGAGctgaagctgctggagaagaTTCCTGAAAATGCAGAGGCCACAGTTGTCCTTGTGG GAAGTGTGGACTTCCTGGAGCAGCCCACCATGGCGTTTGTGCGGCTGCTGGAGGCGGTGGAGCTGGAGTCCGTCCTTGAGGTCCCTGTGCCTGTCAGGTTCCTCTTTGTTATGCTGGGACCCCCCAGCACGAGCATTGACTACCACCAGATAGGACGCTCCATCTCCACGCTGATGTCTGACAAG CAATTCCACGAGGTAGCCTACCTGGCAGATGAGAGGCAGGACCTGCTGAACGCCATCAACAGCTTCCTGGACGGCAGCATCGTGCTGCCGCCGTCGGACATGGGAGGTGACGAGCTGCTGCGCTCCGTCGCTGGCTTCCAGCGGGAGATGCTGCGCAAGAGGGCGGAGCAGGAGGTCAAACTGCTCAAAGAGACTATAAGCGTCGAAGAAAACG AGGCCCTCCTCGATCCTCTGAAAAAGTCAGCCGACCCTTTAGCGCGCACAGGACGCCCCTTTGGTGGCCTGATACATGACGTGAAGCGGCGTTACCCGAAGTACGTCAGCGACTTCAAGGACGCCCTCAACAGTCAGTGCATGGCTGCGGTTATCTTCATCTACTTCGCTGCCCTCTCTCCGGCCATCACATTCGGAGGCCTGCTCG GTGAGAAGACGGACGGTCTGATTGGTGTTTCTGAGCTGATTGTGTCGACCGCCGTGCAGGGCGTGATCTTCTGCCTGCTCGGGGCTCAGCCGCTGCTGGTCGTGGGCTTCTCCGGACCCCTGCTCGTTTTTGAAGAAGCATTTTACAGT TTCTGCAATTCGAACGATATCGAGTACCTAACAGGCCGCGTCTGGATCGGGTTCTGGCTCATCATCATCGTGGTCATCACTGTGGCGTTCGAAGGCAGTTTCCTGGTCCGCTTCGTCTCCCGCTTCACCCAGGAGATCTTCTCCttcctcatctccctcatcttcatctgcgAGACCTTCATCAAGCTCGGCAGG ATTTTCAAGGAGCACCCACTGAAATACTGCTCCCTTGACAACAGCACGGTAGGTGGCACCTCGATGGGAAACACCACCCTGGTTCTGAGCAACAGCACCTCGCCTGTGCCGCTGAATGTCCAAGGCAAGCCCAACACGGCGCTGCTCTCCCTGGTCCTCATGGCCGGGACATTTTTCATCGCTTTCTTCCTGCGCAAGTTCAAGAACAGTGCGTTCTTTCCTGGAAGG cTTCGCAGGATCATTGGAGATTTCGGGGTTCCAATCGCCATCCTCATCATGGTGCTGGTGGATTACAGCATAgaagacacatacacacag AAACTGAGTGTCCCCCGTGGACTTTCTGTGACGAGTCCCGAAAAACGCGGCTGGCTCATCAACCCTCTGGGTTCGGAAGGTAAATTCCCCGTCTGGATGATGTTCGCCTGCTGTTTCCCGGCTATGCTGgttttcatcctcatcttcatggAGACGCAGATCACCAC CCTGATAGTGAGTAAGAAGGAGCGGATGCTGGTGAAGGGCTCTGGTTTCCATCTGGACCTGCTGCTGATCGTGACGCTGGGCGGGGCCTCGGCTCTGTTCGGGCTGCCGTGGATGGCGGCCGCGACCGTGCGCTCCGTGACCCACGTCAACGCCCTCACAGTCATGAGCAGGGCCGTCGCCCCTGGAGACAAGCCTCGCATCcaggaggtgaaggagcagagggTCACTGGGCTCCTGGTCGCCATCATGGTTG GCATGTCCATTGTAATCGCTGACCTGTTGCGTCAGATCCCCCTGGCCGTCCTGTTTGGTATCTTCCTCTACATGGGCGTGATGTCTCTCAATGGCATCCAGCTCACAGAGCggatgatgctgctgcttaTGCCACCAAAGTATCACCCTGACCACACCTACATACGCAAG GTCCGAACGCTGCGCATGCATCTGTTCACCTGCATCCAGCTGGTGTGTCTGGGTGTTCTGTGGGCGGTCATGTCGACACAGGCGTCTCTGGCGTTCCCCTTCGTCCTCATACTCACCATTCCTGTGAAGATGTTCGTGCTGCGCCGCATCTTCACCGTCAGAGAGATAGAATGT TTGGACGCGGACGACGCTGAGCCAAAGTTTGACGAGCGCGACTGTCAGAACGAGTACGCGGAGGTGCACATGCCTGTATAA